A section of the Fibrobacter sp. UWH6 genome encodes:
- a CDS encoding ATP-binding protein: protein MSAVLDKEICWCRQIIDARFEQYFSAAADERKMIQVQAILPPELDDDSPYAQLVLQNELNFEERFILVLSLLPHFCPQALDSFFLNNKVLGRPYTEFGGWHSKSHSGFLPTCETALFLLAGDNLERRIQLMRFFETDHKLTANRILQLEYGEPGEPKNSAALRISSEYLEFLTTGVQNKPDYSIHFPAKLITSRLQWEDLVLGDVTRCEIDQLITWINHSDEILDGFGLRKNLKRGYRVLFYGPPGTGKTLTATLIGKKVGMDVYRVDLSQVVSKYIGETEKNLSNIFDQAESRKWILFFDEADSLFGTRTQASNSNDRAANQEISYLLQRVEDFPGIVILASNLKSNIDEAFSRRFQSSVYFPMPEPAERLILWNNIFEKTQVENREEIFKEFAEKYELAGGALTNVARYAALSALMDNRKIINKCDIQEGLSKELQKEGKAL from the coding sequence ATGAGTGCCGTTCTAGATAAGGAAATTTGTTGGTGTCGCCAGATTATTGATGCTCGCTTTGAACAGTATTTTTCTGCTGCTGCTGATGAACGTAAAATGATTCAGGTGCAGGCTATATTGCCTCCAGAACTGGATGATGATTCTCCTTATGCTCAGCTGGTGTTGCAGAATGAACTGAATTTTGAAGAAAGGTTCATTCTTGTGCTTTCATTACTTCCGCATTTTTGCCCCCAGGCTTTAGACTCATTTTTCTTGAACAATAAAGTATTGGGGCGTCCCTATACTGAATTTGGTGGTTGGCATAGCAAGAGCCATTCAGGTTTTTTGCCCACTTGTGAAACGGCTTTGTTTCTTTTGGCTGGAGATAATCTGGAACGAAGAATCCAATTGATGCGTTTTTTCGAAACTGATCATAAATTGACTGCGAACCGTATACTTCAATTGGAATATGGTGAACCGGGAGAACCCAAGAATTCGGCTGCATTGCGTATATCTTCGGAATATTTGGAATTTTTAACGACGGGGGTGCAAAATAAACCTGATTACAGTATCCATTTCCCCGCGAAACTGATTACATCCCGTTTACAATGGGAAGACCTTGTTCTTGGAGACGTAACCCGTTGTGAAATAGACCAACTGATTACCTGGATTAACCATTCCGACGAAATTTTGGATGGTTTTGGCTTGCGAAAAAATCTTAAGCGTGGTTATCGAGTTTTGTTCTATGGTCCTCCGGGAACTGGAAAAACCTTGACGGCGACATTGATTGGCAAGAAGGTCGGCATGGATGTTTATCGGGTTGACTTGTCGCAGGTGGTTTCTAAGTACATCGGCGAAACGGAGAAAAATCTGTCTAACATTTTTGATCAAGCAGAAAGCCGTAAATGGATTTTATTCTTTGATGAAGCTGACTCCTTATTTGGAACTCGAACCCAGGCTAGCAATTCCAATGACCGTGCTGCTAACCAGGAAATTTCATACCTGCTGCAACGTGTAGAGGATTTTCCGGGTATTGTAATTTTGGCTAGCAACTTGAAATCAAATATAGATGAGGCGTTTTCTCGAAGATTCCAAAGTTCCGTGTATTTCCCCATGCCGGAACCTGCTGAACGTCTAATCTTATGGAATAATATTTTTGAAAAGACTCAAGTTGAAAATAGGGAAGAAATCTTTAAGGAATTTGCTGAAAAATATGAACTGGCCGGCGGTGCCCTGACCAATGTAGCCCGCTATGCCGCTCTTTCGGCTCTAATGGATAATCGAAAAATCATAAATAAGTGTGACATTCAAGAAGGCCTTTCTAAGGAATTACAGAAAGAAGGAAAAGCTTTATGA
- the vgrG gene encoding type VI secretion system tip protein VgrG, producing MPNSPFSKADGVVECAVFSKGKSLQSALVVISADIIYRINGIAKAVVVVDDGYMREGKFPLCEGDDLKPGNEITIKAGYGTKMNEVFTGIIVKLGIFASHDGRSYTKIECRHKAIAMTCSRKNANYLNKSDDAIVGDIFKTYGINASTTIGGVNHKELLQYYCTDWDFVMARAEANGCWLIDDNDGVSIKKIATNGGPSLSLTWGTDIIEFDAYADATHQVKKTEARAWDVSKQDVITGKASLQSLSCVGNLDNSTMAKVLDAPTRLLQINSLVEKSELDTWAEAEQLKNELSRICGSVTCIGTLEVKLGGLVKLNYLGDRFNGNALVSGIQHHMEPGRWCTKIFFGMEKVWHVEKFDVEAPTCSGYNCGVSGLLTGVVIQINDDPDKMNRVKVKIPLMQNQEEGVWARLGGPYASNGVGCLVFPEVGDEVILGFFNADPSSAVILGSLYSANRVPPQALKQPNNIKMLLTREKMSVEFNEEKKSITIKTPGNRMFVLDDDQKKISLDDSTNTVELSDSGVKVKTSKDVTFDVTGKFNVDAKGGINLNSKGDLKGEGMNVNLTAQVGVAVKGNASAEISASGQTTVKGAMVMIN from the coding sequence ATGCCTAATTCTCCATTTTCCAAAGCCGATGGTGTTGTAGAGTGTGCTGTCTTTTCGAAGGGTAAATCTCTGCAGTCTGCACTCGTTGTTATTTCGGCAGATATCATTTATCGTATAAATGGCATTGCGAAAGCAGTTGTTGTTGTGGATGATGGTTATATGCGAGAGGGTAAATTCCCCCTGTGTGAAGGAGATGACCTTAAGCCCGGTAACGAAATTACCATAAAGGCTGGCTATGGCACGAAGATGAATGAGGTTTTTACAGGGATAATTGTAAAGCTTGGAATTTTTGCATCTCATGATGGTCGTAGTTACACGAAAATCGAATGTCGTCATAAGGCTATTGCCATGACCTGTTCCCGCAAAAACGCCAACTATCTGAATAAGAGTGATGATGCCATTGTTGGGGATATTTTCAAGACGTATGGTATAAACGCTTCAACGACTATTGGTGGCGTAAATCATAAGGAATTGCTTCAGTACTATTGTACAGATTGGGATTTTGTTATGGCTAGGGCTGAGGCCAATGGCTGCTGGCTTATTGATGATAATGATGGCGTTAGCATCAAGAAAATTGCAACCAATGGAGGACCTTCGCTTTCCCTTACCTGGGGGACCGATATTATTGAGTTTGATGCCTATGCCGATGCTACTCACCAAGTAAAAAAGACAGAAGCCCGTGCTTGGGACGTTTCTAAACAGGATGTGATTACGGGAAAGGCTTCTTTGCAGAGCCTTTCTTGTGTGGGGAATCTGGATAACAGTACTATGGCCAAGGTCCTTGATGCGCCCACGCGTTTACTTCAGATTAATTCCCTGGTCGAAAAGTCTGAATTGGATACTTGGGCCGAGGCGGAACAACTTAAAAACGAACTTTCAAGAATTTGTGGTTCTGTAACTTGCATTGGTACTCTTGAGGTAAAATTGGGGGGCTTGGTCAAACTGAATTATTTGGGAGATCGATTTAACGGTAATGCCCTTGTGTCGGGTATTCAGCATCATATGGAGCCGGGACGGTGGTGTACTAAAATTTTCTTTGGAATGGAAAAGGTTTGGCATGTGGAAAAGTTTGATGTTGAAGCTCCTACATGCTCTGGATATAATTGTGGCGTGAGTGGGTTGTTGACCGGTGTCGTTATTCAGATTAATGACGATCCTGACAAGATGAATCGCGTCAAGGTTAAAATTCCCTTGATGCAGAATCAGGAAGAAGGCGTTTGGGCAAGATTAGGCGGCCCTTATGCATCAAATGGCGTTGGATGCCTTGTTTTTCCGGAAGTGGGAGATGAAGTGATTCTTGGATTCTTTAATGCGGATCCTTCCAGTGCTGTGATTCTTGGTAGCCTTTATAGCGCCAATCGAGTTCCCCCGCAAGCCTTGAAACAGCCTAATAACATAAAGATGCTTCTCACTCGCGAAAAAATGAGTGTTGAATTTAACGAAGAGAAGAAATCTATTACTATAAAAACGCCCGGAAACCGAATGTTCGTTCTTGATGATGATCAAAAGAAAATCTCTCTTGACGATTCTACAAATACCGTTGAACTTTCGGATAGTGGTGTAAAGGTTAAAACTTCTAAAGACGTGACATTTGATGTAACAGGAAAGTTTAATGTGGATGCCAAGGGCGGCATAAATCTTAACTCCAAAGGTGATTTGAAAGGTGAGGGGATGAATGTGAACTTAACCGCCCAAGTTGGCGTCGCCGTAAAGGGTAATGCATCTGCTGAAATATCCGCTTCGGGACAGACGACCGTTAAGGGTGCAATGGTTATGATTAATTAA
- a CDS encoding contractile injection system tape measure protein: protein MNVIDNLTLNIVAADSQTCQNLEGSLYSFARNTLIDILDQILNELDFDGELEIDDLTIDVGEVDSENALQHFSGKLPVTLKESLSKVVFKKHSQLTLNMLSETYRRLLPINQVMNIEKEFEYYAEEWLVKNPNSKFDPLAVSEYIIKIMMQRNPGLDFRQIACSVYQNIKRMERPAPQKISPKETRNVVHDAGLVLLAPYIPVLLGRLGCVSGNTFTSEDARLKGLSLLKYAVYGSYEVPKTPASLMNIICGYDRSFDSEKLPILSDDDKSVVNSLLDAVVKNWGALGSTSADGLRTSFLIRSGSIEDVEDGLLLKVSSSAYDMLLDKLPWGYSMVKTSWMKSKISVAWR from the coding sequence ATGAACGTCATTGACAATTTGACATTGAATATTGTCGCTGCAGACTCGCAAACCTGCCAGAATTTGGAAGGTTCTCTCTATTCTTTTGCCCGGAATACATTGATTGATATATTGGATCAAATTTTAAATGAACTGGATTTTGACGGTGAATTAGAAATAGATGACCTTACGATTGATGTGGGAGAGGTTGATTCTGAAAATGCCTTGCAACATTTTTCCGGGAAATTGCCGGTGACTCTAAAGGAGAGCCTATCCAAGGTTGTTTTTAAGAAACATAGCCAGCTTACGTTAAATATGCTTTCTGAAACTTACAGACGCTTGCTTCCCATAAATCAAGTGATGAATATTGAGAAAGAGTTTGAATATTATGCCGAAGAATGGCTTGTAAAAAATCCGAATTCAAAGTTTGACCCATTGGCAGTCTCGGAATACATTATCAAAATTATGATGCAGAGAAATCCTGGTTTGGATTTTCGTCAAATCGCATGTTCAGTATATCAGAATATTAAAAGGATGGAACGTCCTGCCCCCCAAAAGATTTCTCCTAAGGAAACTAGGAATGTAGTTCATGATGCCGGCTTGGTTTTATTGGCTCCTTACATTCCTGTGCTATTGGGTCGTTTGGGTTGTGTATCTGGGAATACGTTTACTTCTGAAGACGCCCGATTGAAAGGTTTGTCTCTTTTAAAGTATGCTGTTTATGGAAGTTATGAAGTCCCCAAGACGCCAGCCTCACTGATGAACATTATCTGTGGTTATGATCGCTCTTTTGATTCCGAAAAATTACCGATTCTTTCTGATGATGACAAGTCTGTTGTCAATAGCTTGCTTGATGCAGTTGTCAAGAATTGGGGAGCTTTAGGTTCTACTTCTGCAGATGGGTTACGTACCAGTTTTTTGATTCGTTCCGGTAGCATTGAAGACGTTGAAGATGGCTTGTTGCTTAAGGTGTCATCTAGTGCTTATGATATGCTGCTAGATAAACTCCCCTGGGGTTATTCCATGGTTAAAACATCTTGGATGAAATCTAAGATTAGCGTGGCGTGGAGGTAG
- a CDS encoding PAAR domain-containing protein encodes MPPAARITDLHTCPMQTPGVPPVPHVGGPVVGPGAPTVLIGGMPAAVMGDSCVCVGPPDTIIKGSATVMIGKKPAARMGDTTAHGGAISVGCPTVIIGG; translated from the coding sequence ATGCCTCCCGCAGCTCGAATTACAGATTTACATACTTGCCCCATGCAAACTCCTGGCGTTCCGCCGGTTCCTCATGTTGGAGGACCAGTTGTAGGCCCCGGTGCTCCTACTGTATTAATTGGAGGTATGCCCGCGGCTGTTATGGGGGATTCCTGTGTTTGCGTTGGACCTCCCGATACCATTATCAAGGGGTCAGCAACGGTTATGATTGGTAAGAAACCTGCTGCCCGTATGGGTGATACAACTGCTCATGGAGGCGCCATATCTGTGGGATGCCCTACGGTTATTATTGGAGGCTGA
- a CDS encoding GPW/gp25 family protein, with product MGIAEFLGRGFKYPLSFSKDGVQMSVAEEDIEESLRILLFTYPGERLMHPDFGCRIRDFCYRNFDEEFIAQLKDEILRAILLNESRIDVDEILITKVDDDDVVNVEIQYTVRMTNSRSNLVFPFYINEGTDVTL from the coding sequence TTGGGTATTGCTGAATTTTTAGGACGTGGATTTAAGTACCCTCTTTCATTTTCAAAGGATGGGGTTCAAATGTCTGTAGCTGAAGAGGATATTGAAGAGAGTTTGCGTATTCTCCTGTTTACTTATCCTGGAGAACGTTTGATGCATCCTGATTTTGGATGCCGTATTCGAGATTTCTGCTATAGAAATTTTGATGAAGAATTTATTGCTCAACTTAAAGATGAAATACTGCGGGCCATTCTGCTGAACGAATCTCGAATTGATGTAGATGAAATTTTGATTACGAAAGTTGATGATGATGACGTTGTGAATGTGGAAATTCAATACACTGTACGAATGACTAATTCACGAAGCAATTTAGTTTTTCCCTTCTATATTAACGAAGGAACGGATGTGACCCTGTAG